A stretch of the Fusobacterium varium genome encodes the following:
- a CDS encoding lipopolysaccharide biosynthesis protein — MQRIKRIIAFFIPELLIVLISKLDPQNLCFKNFFWNFTFYLKKNSYEEKIKFKSKIKFGIVVQGPVIEKDDFTYEALKDLQDSYPNNEIVLSTWNDQNKEKINKIKELGIYVIENNYPKSGMENINYQIYSTLSGIRYLKKLKVNYVMKLRTDQKICKKNVDIFLFNLIKTFTVIDSENIQKERIIGINMNTIKYKPFSFSDLFQFGNIEDMEKMWDIPLTTELFTFNDRKKLNCSVEEMEKFPNSEMYIYMNFLKKIGFKFEYNLKSYYKSLKERTIIIDKNTIDLYWFKYHILDYEKYRILEEKIDFLDWLNIYTDFENLDFKELNKIEKKVFKMKLY, encoded by the coding sequence ATGCAAAGAATAAAGAGAATAATAGCATTTTTTATTCCAGAATTATTAATAGTATTAATATCTAAATTAGACCCTCAAAACTTATGTTTTAAAAATTTTTTTTGGAATTTTACTTTTTATTTAAAAAAAAATAGTTATGAAGAGAAAATAAAATTTAAATCAAAAATAAAATTTGGAATTGTTGTTCAAGGACCTGTGATAGAAAAAGATGATTTTACTTATGAAGCATTAAAAGATTTACAAGACAGTTATCCAAATAATGAAATAGTATTATCAACATGGAATGATCAAAATAAAGAAAAAATAAATAAAATTAAAGAATTAGGAATATATGTAATAGAAAATAATTATCCTAAAAGTGGAATGGAAAATATAAATTATCAAATTTATTCAACTTTATCTGGTATAAGATATTTAAAAAAATTAAAAGTAAATTATGTAATGAAACTTAGAACAGATCAAAAAATTTGTAAAAAAAATGTAGATATATTTTTATTTAATTTAATAAAAACTTTTACAGTAATAGATAGTGAAAATATACAAAAAGAAAGAATTATTGGAATAAATATGAACACAATAAAATATAAACCATTTTCTTTTTCTGATTTATTTCAATTTGGAAATATAGAAGATATGGAAAAAATGTGGGATATTCCTTTAACTACAGAATTATTTACTTTTAATGATAGAAAAAAATTAAATTGTTCTGTAGAGGAAATGGAAAAATTTCCTAATAGTGAAATGTATATTTATATGAATTTTTTAAAAAAAATAGGTTTTAAATTTGAATATAATTTGAAATCATATTATAAAAGTTTAAAAGAAAGAACAATTATAATAGATAAAAATACAATAGATCTTTATTGGTTTAAATATCATATTTTAGATTATGAAAAATATAGAATTTTAGAAGAAAAAATAGATTTTTTAGATTGGTTAAATATTTATACTGATTTTGAAAATTTAGATTTTAAAGAATTGAATAAAATAGAAAAGAAAGTATTTAAAATGAAATTATATTAA